In Arthrobacter sp. CDRTa11, one DNA window encodes the following:
- a CDS encoding amino acid permease: MSLSSPTELGTSAPAAEPATGLRRSMGSRHLVMIAMGGVIGSGLFLSSGYTISQAGPLGAVLAYLVGAFVVYLVMACLGELAIAYPVSGAFHIYAARSIGPATGFTTAWLYWLCWAVAIGSEFTASGLLMQRWFPGVDVWVWCVVFALILFSLNAISSRVFGESEFWFSIIKVGAILVLIVLGGAALFGFHPLAGGDHPVLFSNFATSAGLFPNGFTGVLVTALAVFYAFSGSELIGVAAGETADPEKNIPKAMRTTVIRLLIFFVGAIAVIAATIPYDQVGLDESPFVTVFSAIGIPFAADIMNFVIITALLSAGNSGLFSCARMLFSLAEEGHAPKAFRKLTKRGIPMLALSVSMVGGLASLICSVVAPETVYLALVSVAGFAVVGVWMSITASHFFHRRAFVRAGGDVAALAYKAPFFPLVPILAFTLCLVSLVGIAFDPNQVAALYFGVPFVAGCYLFFHFKYGRSRTALR; encoded by the coding sequence ATGTCACTCTCTTCACCTACCGAACTGGGAACAAGCGCCCCGGCCGCGGAACCGGCCACCGGCCTCCGCCGGTCCATGGGCTCACGCCACCTGGTCATGATCGCCATGGGGGGCGTCATTGGCTCGGGCCTGTTCCTCAGCTCCGGATACACCATCTCGCAGGCTGGCCCGCTGGGCGCCGTCCTGGCTTACCTTGTGGGCGCCTTTGTGGTCTACCTGGTGATGGCCTGCCTCGGCGAGCTTGCCATCGCCTACCCGGTGTCCGGCGCCTTCCACATCTATGCAGCCCGATCCATCGGCCCGGCCACGGGCTTCACCACGGCCTGGCTATACTGGCTGTGCTGGGCCGTGGCCATCGGATCAGAATTCACGGCCTCGGGGCTGCTGATGCAGCGCTGGTTCCCGGGCGTGGATGTCTGGGTGTGGTGCGTCGTTTTCGCGCTGATACTCTTCTCGCTCAACGCCATCTCGTCGCGGGTTTTCGGCGAATCCGAATTCTGGTTTTCCATCATCAAGGTGGGGGCCATTCTTGTCCTGATTGTGTTGGGCGGCGCTGCCCTGTTTGGCTTCCATCCCCTGGCCGGCGGTGACCATCCAGTACTGTTCAGCAACTTCGCCACGTCCGCCGGCCTCTTCCCCAACGGCTTCACCGGCGTCCTGGTCACCGCCCTCGCCGTGTTTTACGCGTTCTCCGGGTCTGAACTGATCGGTGTAGCCGCCGGCGAGACGGCCGATCCGGAAAAGAACATCCCCAAGGCCATGCGGACCACCGTCATCCGGCTGCTGATCTTCTTTGTCGGCGCCATCGCCGTTATCGCCGCCACCATTCCCTACGACCAGGTGGGCCTGGATGAAAGCCCGTTTGTCACTGTCTTTTCCGCCATTGGCATCCCGTTCGCCGCAGACATCATGAACTTTGTGATCATCACGGCACTGCTGTCCGCGGGCAACAGTGGACTGTTCTCCTGCGCCAGGATGCTCTTCTCCCTCGCCGAAGAGGGACATGCGCCCAAGGCGTTCCGGAAACTCACCAAGCGGGGCATTCCCATGCTGGCGCTCAGCGTCAGCATGGTGGGCGGGCTTGCCTCGCTGATCTGCAGCGTTGTGGCACCCGAAACCGTGTACCTGGCGCTGGTGTCAGTGGCCGGGTTCGCCGTGGTGGGAGTCTGGATGTCAATTACGGCATCCCATTTCTTCCACCGGCGCGCATTCGTCAGGGCCGGCGGCGATGTTGCCGCCCTGGCCTACAAGGCGCCGTTCTTCCCGCTGGTGCCCATCCTTGCCTTCACCCTGTGCCTCGTCTCGCTGGTGGGCATCGCGTTTGATCCCAACCAGGTGGCGGCGCTTTACTTCGGGGTTCCCTTTGTGGCCGGATGCTACCTGTTCTTCCACTTCAAGTACGGGCGTTCACGGACGGCCCTGCGCTAA